One segment of Terriglobales bacterium DNA contains the following:
- a CDS encoding cation:dicarboxylase symporter family transporter — MTPEKASSPRNPALFPTIGLFFLAAVLVIVNELRPETIPHSVLLFARWAAILALVGYAWFRKSLTTWILVAMVVGAEVGHDWPQVATSLRVLSLIFLRLIKTIIAPLIFATLVVGIAGHSNLKQVGRMGVKALIYFEVVTTIALFIGLAAINISKAGVGVNPPAEMHEQLPQAPKQSATDIILHAFPENVAKSIAEGHVLQVVVFSIIFAIALALLSEQKRRPMLNFCESLSETMFKFTNLVMLFAPIGVGAAIAYTVGHMGLGILVNLFKLLATLYVALIVFLLGVLLPVALLARVPLRKFINAIAEPVSIAFATTSSEAALPRAMESMEAIGVPRQMVAFVMPTGYSFNLDGSTLYLSLASIFVAQAAGIHLTLGQQLVMVFTLMLTSKGVAGVPRATLVILLGTAASFNLPEWPIFIILGIDELMDMARTSVNVIGNCLATVVIARWEGEFGKESTDPVIADAIK; from the coding sequence GTGACGCCTGAGAAAGCAAGCAGCCCGCGCAATCCGGCGCTCTTCCCCACCATCGGCCTGTTCTTCCTGGCCGCGGTGCTGGTCATCGTCAACGAGCTGCGGCCCGAGACCATCCCGCACAGCGTGCTGCTGTTCGCGCGTTGGGCCGCGATACTCGCCCTCGTCGGATATGCCTGGTTCCGCAAGTCGCTGACCACCTGGATCCTGGTGGCGATGGTGGTGGGCGCGGAGGTCGGCCACGATTGGCCGCAGGTGGCGACCAGCCTGCGCGTCCTCAGCCTGATCTTCCTGCGGCTCATCAAGACCATCATCGCGCCGCTGATCTTTGCCACGCTGGTGGTCGGGATCGCCGGGCACTCGAACCTGAAGCAGGTGGGCCGCATGGGGGTGAAGGCGCTCATCTACTTCGAGGTCGTCACGACCATCGCGCTGTTCATCGGCCTGGCGGCCATCAACATCAGCAAGGCGGGTGTGGGCGTGAACCCGCCGGCGGAGATGCACGAGCAGCTTCCGCAGGCGCCCAAGCAGAGCGCGACCGACATCATCCTGCACGCGTTCCCGGAGAACGTGGCGAAATCCATCGCCGAAGGCCACGTGCTGCAGGTGGTGGTGTTCAGCATCATCTTCGCCATCGCGCTGGCGCTGCTGAGCGAGCAGAAGCGGCGGCCGATGCTGAACTTCTGCGAGAGCCTGTCGGAGACGATGTTCAAGTTCACCAACCTGGTGATGCTGTTCGCGCCCATCGGCGTGGGCGCGGCCATCGCGTACACCGTCGGGCACATGGGGCTGGGCATCCTGGTGAACCTGTTCAAGCTGCTGGCCACGCTGTACGTGGCGCTCATCGTGTTCCTGCTGGGCGTGCTGCTTCCGGTGGCGCTGCTGGCGCGCGTGCCGCTGCGGAAGTTCATCAACGCCATCGCCGAGCCGGTGTCGATCGCGTTCGCGACCACCAGCTCGGAGGCCGCGCTGCCGCGCGCGATGGAGTCGATGGAGGCCATCGGCGTACCGCGGCAGATGGTCGCGTTCGTCATGCCGACGGGCTACAGCTTCAACCTCGACGGCTCCACGCTGTACCTGTCCCTGGCGTCCATCTTCGTGGCACAAGCGGCCGGCATCCACCTCACGCTGGGCCAGCAGCTCGTCATGGTCTTCACGCTGATGCTGACGTCGAAGGGCGTGGCGGGCGTGCCGCGCGCGACGCTCGTCATCCTGCTGGGAACGGCGGCCTCGTTCAACCTGCCGGAGTGGCCCATCTTCATCATCCTCGGCATCGACGAACTGATGGACATGGCGCGGACGTCGGTCAACGTGATCGGCAACTGCCTGGCGACGGTGGTGATCGCGCGCTGGGAAGGCGAGTTCGGCAAGGAAAGCACCGACCCGGTGATCGCGGACGCGATCAAGTAG
- a CDS encoding thiazole synthase codes for MDPLIIAGREFRSRLIVGTGKYKSGQETARAIEASGAEMVTVAVRRVNLDRSKESLLDFIDPKKYFLLPNTAGCYTAEEAIRTARLGREVGLSDWVKIEVIGDQATLYPDVQATVEATRVLVKEGFTVLPYTSDDIVVAKRLLDAGAAAIMPLGAPIGSGMGIQNQANIRILRELITGVPLIVDAGVGTASDAALAMELGADAVLMNTGIAAAEDPILMADAMRHAVIAGRAAYLAGRMPKKLYATASSPLEGVVR; via the coding sequence ATGGATCCCCTAATCATCGCAGGGCGCGAGTTCCGCTCGCGCCTGATCGTTGGAACCGGCAAGTACAAGAGCGGGCAGGAGACCGCGCGCGCCATCGAGGCCTCGGGCGCGGAGATGGTGACGGTCGCCGTTCGCCGCGTGAACCTCGACCGCTCGAAGGAATCCCTGCTCGACTTCATCGACCCGAAGAAGTATTTCCTGCTGCCGAACACGGCGGGCTGCTACACCGCCGAGGAAGCCATCCGCACGGCGCGGCTCGGCCGCGAGGTCGGGCTCTCCGACTGGGTAAAGATCGAGGTCATCGGCGACCAGGCCACACTGTATCCCGATGTGCAGGCGACGGTGGAAGCCACGCGCGTGCTGGTGAAGGAAGGCTTCACCGTGCTGCCTTACACCAGCGACGACATCGTGGTGGCAAAGCGGCTGCTCGACGCGGGCGCGGCGGCCATCATGCCGCTGGGCGCGCCCATCGGCAGCGGCATGGGCATCCAGAACCAGGCCAACATCCGCATCCTGCGCGAGCTGATCACCGGCGTGCCGCTCATCGTGGACGCGGGTGTAGGCACGGCGAGTGACGCCGCGCTCGCCATGGAGCTGGGCGCCGACGCGGTGCTGATGAACACCGGCATTGCGGCAGCCGAAGACCCCATCCTGATGGCGGACGCGATGCGGCACGCGGTCATCGCCGGCCGCGCGGCGTATCTGGCCGGAAGGATGCCGAAGAAGCTGTATGCGACAGCGAGCTCGCCCCTGGAGGGAGTGGTCCGCTAG
- a CDS encoding PIG-L family deacetylase — protein sequence MPDPLAPLLGRTLVLAAHPDDEAVGCGVLLQRVTEPHVAYLTDGAPLDRYFWKDYGSREEYAAQRRGEAGAACALVGGTAHFCDVTDQRLFRELERAQAWLDLLVARLRPHAIVAPAFEGGHPDHDAVNLLASIAGAHTGAAAWEYPCYHRSVDGALVRQEFRTAAGNEVVLTPAPAEWDRKLRMYGAYASQREVLQHFLAQGERFRPLAAYDYAAPPHAGVLNYEAWQWGITGSEVAEAFAAHRRRFRTTTGASSYSH from the coding sequence ATGCCCGATCCGCTCGCGCCGCTCCTCGGACGCACCCTGGTCCTCGCCGCGCATCCCGACGACGAAGCCGTCGGCTGCGGTGTCCTGTTGCAGCGGGTGACGGAGCCGCACGTCGCCTACCTCACCGATGGCGCGCCCCTCGACCGCTACTTCTGGAAGGACTACGGCTCGCGCGAGGAGTATGCCGCGCAGCGCCGCGGCGAGGCCGGGGCCGCGTGCGCGCTGGTGGGTGGCACGGCGCACTTCTGCGACGTCACCGACCAGCGGCTCTTCCGGGAACTCGAGCGCGCGCAAGCCTGGCTCGACCTGCTCGTCGCGCGCCTGCGGCCGCACGCTATCGTCGCGCCCGCATTCGAGGGTGGACATCCCGACCACGACGCCGTCAACCTACTTGCGTCCATCGCGGGCGCGCACACTGGCGCGGCAGCATGGGAGTATCCCTGCTACCACCGCTCCGTGGATGGCGCGCTCGTCCGCCAGGAATTCCGCACTGCGGCCGGCAACGAGGTCGTGCTCACGCCGGCGCCCGCCGAGTGGGACCGCAAGCTCCGCATGTATGGCGCCTACGCATCGCAGCGCGAGGTCCTGCAGCACTTCCTGGCGCAGGGCGAACGATTCCGTCCGCTCGCGGCCTACGACTACGCTGCGCCCCCGCACGCCGGCGTGCTGAACTACGAAGCCTGGCAGTGGGGCATCACTGGCAGCGAGGTCGCCGAGGCCTTTGCCGCTCACCGCCGGCGCTTCCGGACAACCACCGGCGCATCCAGCTACTCCCATTAG
- a CDS encoding ribonuclease J, with translation MPPGKLQVVPLGGLGEFGMNCMAVRWGDDIIVIDAGLMFPESELLGVDIVVPDITYLLENRSRVKAIVLTHGHEDHIGGLPWILSELNVPVWGTEFTLAYVENKLEEHGLLDNANLNEIVPGERFTIGTFTINPIQVTHSLVDCVALAIHTPIGVIVHTGDFKVDPTPTDNRLFDLHTFAEYGKEGVLALFQDSTNVERPGYTPSERAVRRKFDDVFRATKKRLFISCFSSSIHRIKLALDLAFEYNRKVALVGRSMTESTEIAQDLGYIDIPDGLLIHAGQIKDFPPERVCVMISGTQGEPMSALSRAAVEQHKHAKIERDDTVVLSSRIIPGNEKAIYRMIDHLFRREAHVIYEDGSSPPVHVSGHASQEELKLIINLVKPRYFIPIHGEYRQLRRHGEMAAAMHGAVGSVLHIESGDVLEFDELGARKAGKVTVGRICIDSGSRTDVVEDLIIKDRRHLSEDGIVLPIIAINKLTGRVESAPEIVTRGFAVGTGENGFMQEARSVVMQTLDQSSVEEKGDYGVIKEKIRADLKRYIVKQTQRRPLIMPVILEV, from the coding sequence ATGCCTCCTGGAAAGCTCCAAGTCGTCCCGCTCGGCGGACTCGGCGAGTTCGGCATGAACTGCATGGCCGTGCGCTGGGGCGACGACATCATCGTCATCGACGCCGGCCTGATGTTCCCCGAGAGCGAGCTGCTGGGCGTCGACATCGTCGTTCCGGACATCACCTACCTGCTGGAAAACCGCAGCCGGGTGAAGGCCATCGTGCTCACGCACGGGCACGAGGACCACATCGGCGGGCTGCCGTGGATCCTGAGCGAACTGAACGTGCCGGTCTGGGGCACGGAGTTCACGCTCGCCTACGTCGAGAACAAGCTGGAAGAGCACGGGCTGCTCGACAACGCCAACCTCAACGAGATCGTGCCGGGCGAGCGCTTCACCATCGGGACGTTCACCATCAACCCCATCCAGGTCACGCACTCGCTGGTGGACTGCGTCGCGCTCGCCATCCATACGCCTATCGGCGTGATCGTCCACACCGGCGACTTCAAGGTCGACCCCACGCCGACTGACAACCGCCTCTTCGACCTGCACACCTTCGCGGAATACGGCAAGGAAGGCGTGCTGGCGCTGTTCCAGGACTCGACCAACGTCGAGCGGCCGGGCTACACGCCGAGCGAGCGCGCGGTGCGGCGGAAGTTCGACGACGTTTTCCGCGCCACCAAGAAGCGGCTGTTCATCTCGTGTTTCTCGTCGTCCATCCACCGCATCAAGCTGGCGCTCGACCTGGCGTTCGAATACAACCGCAAGGTGGCGCTGGTGGGGCGCTCGATGACCGAGTCCACCGAGATCGCGCAGGACCTTGGGTACATCGACATCCCTGACGGCCTGCTCATCCACGCCGGGCAGATCAAGGACTTCCCGCCGGAGCGGGTGTGCGTGATGATCAGCGGGACGCAGGGCGAGCCGATGTCGGCGCTCTCGCGCGCGGCGGTCGAGCAGCACAAGCACGCCAAGATCGAGCGCGACGACACCGTCGTGCTCAGCTCGCGCATCATCCCGGGGAACGAGAAGGCCATCTACCGGATGATCGACCACCTCTTCCGCCGCGAGGCGCACGTCATCTACGAAGACGGCTCGTCGCCGCCGGTGCACGTCTCCGGGCACGCCAGCCAGGAAGAACTGAAGCTCATCATCAACCTGGTGAAGCCGCGCTACTTCATCCCCATCCACGGGGAGTACCGGCAACTGCGCCGCCACGGCGAGATGGCTGCGGCGATGCACGGCGCCGTCGGCAGCGTTCTGCACATCGAGAGCGGCGACGTGCTCGAGTTTGACGAACTGGGCGCGCGCAAGGCCGGCAAGGTCACTGTTGGGCGCATCTGCATCGATTCCGGCTCGCGCACCGACGTGGTCGAAGACCTGATCATCAAGGACCGCCGCCACCTCTCGGAAGACGGCATCGTGCTCCCCATCATCGCCATCAACAAGCTCACCGGCCGGGTGGAGTCGGCGCCGGAGATCGTGACGCGCGGCTTCGCCGTCGGCACGGGCGAGAACGGCTTCATGCAGGAGGCGCGCAGCGTGGTGATGCAGACGCTCGACCAGTCCAGCGTGGAAGAAAAGGGCGATTACGGCGTGATCAAGGAGAAGATCCGCGCCGACCTGAAGCGCTACATCGTGAAGCAGACGCAGCGCCGCCCGCTCATCATGCCGGTGATCTTAGAGGTGTAG
- a CDS encoding 2,3,4,5-tetrahydropyridine-2,6-dicarboxylate N-succinyltransferase — protein sequence MASWMRRAADAQLGRRETRPVYCGAVHELQPQIENFFAAGLPAGDALTEAHRVFKDFRRELGRGRIRAAEPDGAGGWRVNAWVKQGILLGFRIGELAEMGDPKVLSFVDKDTFPARAMHVADGVRVVPGGSAIRSGAYVAKSVICMPPMYVNVGAYVDEGSMIDSHALVGSCAQVGKRVHVSAAAQVGGVLEPVNAAPVIIEDDVLVGGNCGVYEGTRVGTRAVLGAGVILTRSTPVFDTVKGDIYRATDSEPLIVPAGAVVVPGARAVTKGKAKEWGLSLYTPVIVKYRDEKTDRGVELEDILR from the coding sequence ATGGCTTCTTGGATGCGGCGGGCGGCGGACGCGCAGCTTGGTCGACGCGAAACGCGGCCTGTATACTGCGGCGCGGTGCACGAACTGCAGCCACAGATCGAGAACTTCTTCGCCGCGGGCCTGCCCGCGGGCGATGCGCTCACGGAAGCGCACCGCGTCTTCAAGGATTTCCGGCGGGAGCTGGGACGCGGGAGGATCCGCGCGGCCGAACCCGATGGCGCGGGCGGCTGGCGCGTGAACGCATGGGTGAAGCAGGGCATCCTGCTCGGCTTCCGCATCGGCGAGCTGGCGGAGATGGGCGACCCCAAGGTGCTGAGCTTCGTCGATAAAGACACCTTCCCCGCGCGTGCGATGCACGTGGCCGACGGCGTGCGCGTGGTGCCGGGCGGCTCGGCTATCCGCAGCGGCGCGTACGTGGCGAAATCGGTGATCTGCATGCCGCCGATGTACGTGAACGTGGGCGCCTACGTGGACGAAGGCAGCATGATCGATTCGCACGCGCTGGTGGGAAGCTGCGCGCAGGTCGGCAAGCGCGTGCACGTGAGCGCCGCGGCGCAGGTCGGTGGCGTGCTCGAGCCGGTGAATGCCGCGCCGGTCATCATCGAGGACGACGTGCTGGTGGGCGGCAACTGCGGCGTCTATGAGGGCACGCGCGTCGGAACCCGCGCGGTGCTCGGCGCCGGCGTCATCCTCACACGCTCGACGCCGGTGTTCGACACGGTGAAGGGCGATATCTACCGCGCGACCGATTCGGAGCCGCTGATCGTCCCGGCCGGAGCGGTGGTCGTTCCCGGGGCGCGCGCCGTGACGAAGGGCAAAGCGAAGGAGTGGGGACTTTCGCTCTACACCCCGGTCATCGTGAAATACCGCGACGAGAAGACAGACCGCGGCGTGGAGCTGGAGGACATCCTGCGGTGA